A single region of the Bacillus cereus genome encodes:
- the panD gene encoding aspartate 1-decarboxylase — protein MFRTMMRAKLHRATVTEANLNYVGSITIDEDLMDAVNIVENEKVQIVNNNNGARLETYVIKGERGSGVVCLNGAAARLVQPGDKVIIICYGLVAEENVHKQEPKIAVLDDDNQIIEMLGAEKAGTIL, from the coding sequence ATGTTTCGCACAATGATGAGAGCGAAGTTACATCGCGCAACAGTAACAGAAGCAAATTTAAATTATGTAGGTAGTATTACAATTGATGAAGATTTAATGGATGCAGTAAATATTGTAGAAAATGAAAAAGTACAAATTGTAAATAACAATAATGGTGCTCGCTTAGAGACATATGTTATTAAAGGAGAACGCGGTAGTGGTGTTGTTTGTTTAAATGGTGCAGCAGCAAGGCTTGTACAACCAGGTGATAAAGTTATTATTATTTGCTATGGTTTAGTGGCAGAAGAAAATGTTCATAAACAAGAGCCAAAAATTGCAGTGTTAGACGATGATAATCAAATTATTGAAATGTTAGGTGCTGAAAAAGCGGGTACGATATTATAA
- the dinG gene encoding ATP-dependent DNA helicase DinG has translation MSKRYVVVDLETTGNSWKDGKDKITQIAAVVVEDGEILEIFSSFINPKREIPPFITELTGIDQSLVKQAPLFQDVAPMIVELLQGAAFVAHNVHFDWNFLTEELRLAGYTEIHCPKVDTVELAQILLPTADSYKLRDLAKQHELEHDQPHRADSDALVTAELFLQFLNEIEKLPLVTLQSLYELSDVFQSDIADVLSENILKKMMDGKERAEGYEVYRNVALRKRNYSLSLSETCSSKFDAFLHKTMDKLELNMPKFQKRESQQIMMKEIYTALRDSRFSLIEAGTGTGKTLAYLLPSIYFAKKKEEPVIISTQTVQLQQQILEKEIPLLQKIMPFSFEVALLKGRKHYLCLHKFEYALQEEEKNYDMALTKAKILVWLLQTKTGDRDELNIPEGGKLLWNRICSDAYSPGGVQSNWFSRCFYQRAKNKALFADIVITNHALLFQDFSSEEPLFASCEHIIFDEAHHIEEAASRTLGEQFSCMYFQLALSRLGTLETDDVLSKVYKMMKKSEQASRSTFRMVSHSLKELKFDADELFQMLRTFVFKQTKQEQGMSNMPLIYRYNTEVEKGKLWDSITELTNRFVYDVRKLLTTLEKQVDILQSKLEWEMHVVTGEFMHLIELLRKMVQSLQLLILEKNSYVTWMETETKGTIHSTVLYAQPVHIGERFADEFLTQKKSVIFTSATLTVNDSFDYIKEELGLHDFAPNTLNVPSPFHFEEQMKLMVSTDVPFIKKASNEEYIESISAHIAKIAKATKGRMLVLFTSYEMLKEAYTNLKNDEALEGYLLLTQSVNNKSRSRLIRKFQEFDKSILLGTSSFWEGIDIPGDALSCLVIVRLPFTPPHQPMMEAKGEWLKNQGEDVFAKLALPQAILRFKQGFGRLIRTNTDTGTVFVLDRRLTSSSYGKRFLQSIPTVPLYEGPLEELLEQLKEWPNE, from the coding sequence ATGAGTAAGCGTTATGTCGTTGTTGATTTAGAGACGACAGGGAACTCCTGGAAGGATGGGAAGGATAAAATCACCCAAATTGCGGCTGTTGTAGTGGAAGATGGAGAGATATTAGAGATTTTTTCATCTTTTATTAATCCGAAGAGAGAGATTCCACCATTTATTACAGAATTAACAGGGATTGATCAGAGTTTGGTTAAGCAAGCCCCGTTATTTCAAGATGTAGCCCCGATGATTGTTGAGCTATTACAAGGTGCGGCTTTCGTTGCACATAACGTTCACTTTGATTGGAATTTTTTAACGGAAGAATTAAGACTGGCTGGATATACAGAAATACATTGCCCAAAAGTTGATACAGTTGAGTTGGCACAAATTCTTTTGCCGACAGCTGATAGTTATAAATTACGTGATTTAGCTAAGCAACATGAACTAGAGCACGATCAACCGCATCGTGCGGATAGTGATGCTCTTGTAACAGCGGAGTTGTTTTTACAATTTTTAAATGAAATTGAAAAGTTACCACTTGTCACGTTGCAATCGCTTTATGAATTAAGTGATGTTTTCCAAAGTGATATAGCTGATGTACTTTCTGAAAATATTTTAAAGAAAATGATGGATGGTAAAGAAAGGGCAGAAGGATATGAAGTGTATCGAAATGTTGCGCTTCGAAAGCGGAATTATTCTTTAAGTCTCAGTGAAACATGTTCATCTAAATTTGATGCTTTCTTACATAAGACAATGGATAAACTTGAATTGAATATGCCAAAGTTTCAAAAAAGAGAAAGTCAACAAATTATGATGAAGGAAATATATACAGCACTAAGAGATTCTAGGTTTTCACTTATTGAAGCAGGAACAGGTACGGGGAAGACTCTTGCATATTTACTTCCAAGTATTTATTTTGCAAAGAAAAAAGAAGAACCTGTCATTATAAGTACACAAACTGTACAACTGCAACAGCAAATACTAGAAAAAGAAATACCGTTATTACAGAAAATAATGCCATTTTCATTTGAAGTAGCTCTTCTGAAAGGAAGAAAGCATTATCTTTGTCTACACAAATTTGAATATGCTTTGCAAGAGGAAGAGAAAAATTATGATATGGCGCTCACAAAGGCAAAAATTTTAGTATGGTTATTGCAAACGAAAACTGGGGATCGTGATGAATTAAATATTCCTGAGGGCGGAAAATTACTTTGGAACCGTATTTGTAGTGATGCATATAGTCCAGGCGGGGTGCAAAGTAACTGGTTTAGTCGTTGTTTTTATCAACGAGCGAAAAATAAAGCATTATTTGCGGATATTGTTATTACAAATCATGCTTTATTATTTCAAGATTTTTCAAGCGAAGAACCACTGTTTGCTTCATGTGAACATATTATTTTTGATGAAGCTCATCATATAGAAGAAGCGGCGAGTAGAACATTAGGTGAACAGTTCTCATGCATGTATTTTCAATTAGCTTTATCTCGTCTTGGTACGCTAGAAACAGATGATGTACTTTCTAAAGTATATAAAATGATGAAAAAATCAGAGCAAGCATCTCGTTCGACTTTCCGTATGGTGAGTCATAGTTTGAAGGAATTGAAATTTGATGCGGATGAACTATTTCAAATGTTACGGACTTTCGTATTTAAACAAACAAAGCAGGAACAAGGGATGAGCAATATGCCGCTCATTTATCGATATAACACGGAAGTAGAGAAAGGTAAGTTATGGGATAGCATTACCGAGTTAACAAATCGATTTGTGTATGATGTAAGAAAATTATTGACTACACTTGAGAAGCAAGTTGATATATTGCAAAGTAAATTAGAATGGGAGATGCATGTCGTTACAGGTGAATTTATGCATTTAATTGAGTTGTTGAGAAAGATGGTACAATCTTTACAATTACTCATCTTAGAAAAAAATTCATACGTGACATGGATGGAGACTGAAACGAAGGGAACGATTCATTCAACAGTTTTATATGCGCAGCCTGTTCATATTGGTGAAAGATTTGCTGATGAATTTTTAACCCAGAAAAAGAGTGTTATTTTCACATCAGCAACGTTAACAGTTAATGATTCATTCGACTATATAAAAGAGGAGCTAGGTTTACATGATTTTGCTCCCAATACATTAAATGTTCCATCACCATTCCATTTTGAAGAACAAATGAAATTAATGGTTTCAACGGATGTGCCTTTTATTAAGAAAGCAAGTAATGAAGAATATATTGAGTCTATATCGGCACATATTGCGAAAATAGCGAAAGCTACAAAGGGTAGAATGCTCGTTTTATTCACTTCGTATGAAATGTTGAAAGAGGCGTATACGAATTTGAAAAATGATGAGGCATTAGAAGGATATTTATTATTAACGCAAAGTGTGAATAATAAGAGCCGAAGTCGTCTAATCCGCAAATTCCAGGAGTTCGACAAATCGATTTTGTTAGGAACAAGTAGTTTTTGGGAAGGGATAGATATACCTGGAGATGCCCTGAGTTGTCTTGTCATTGTCCGTCTTCCTTTTACCCCTCCTCATCAGCCGATGATGGAAGCAAAAGGAGAGTGGTTAAAAAATCAAGGAGAAGACGTATTCGCTAAGTTGGCGCTTCCGCAAGCAATCTTACGTTTCAAACAAGGGTTTGGTCGTCTTATTAGAACAAATACAGATACGGGAACTGTATTTGTATTAGATCGTCGTTTGACAAGTTCTTCCTA